The genomic region CGACGGTGCGCGCGGTCTGTTTGGCCATGGTTTCGACCATGCCCTGGCGACGGCTGGTGCCGAACACCGCATCCTTGACCGATTGACCGAAACCACCTCCCTCTGCATCGTCCTGCGCGCGGGTGCGGGCAGGCGGGGCCTTGGCCTGTTCGGGCGCGGCTTCGATCTTTTTCGCCAGCATTTCGGCGGCGGACTCGCGGTCGATGCGGGTGTCGTAGCGGGTGCCGACCGGGCTGCCGGCGCGTACCTGGGCGCGTTCGGCTTCGGTGATCGCGCCCATCCGGCAGCGCGGCGGTGCGATCAGCGTGCGTTCGACCGGCATCGGAATGCCCTTGTCCTGCAGGGTCGATACCAGCGCCTCGCCGGTGCCGAGTTCGCCGATGGCCTTGGCCACGTCCAGCGCCGGATTGGCGACGAAGGTCTGCGCTGCGGTCTTCACCGCTTTCTGGTCGCGCGGCGTGAACGCGCGCAGCGCGTGCTGGAAGCGATTGCCGAGCTGGCCGAGGATATCGTCCGGCACGTCGTCGGGGAACTGCGAACAGAAGTACACGCCGACGCCCTTGGAACGGATGATGCGCACGACCTGCTCGATGCGCTGCCGCAAGGCCGGCGGAGCATCGTCGAACAGCAGATGTGCTTCGTCGAACACGAACACGAGCTTGGGTTTTTCCAGATCGCCGACTTCCGGCAGGCTCTCGAACAGCTCCGACAGCAGCCACAGCAGGAAGCTCGAATAGAGTTTCGGCTTGAGGATCAGCTGGTCGGCGGAAAGGATGTTGATCACGCCGCGACCATCGGTATTGGTGCGCATCAGGTCGTTGAGTTCGAGCGCCGGTTCGCCGAAGAACATCTCGGCGCCCTCCTGCTCCAGCCGCAGCAGCGCGCGCTGGATCGCGCCGATCGACTGGGTGCTGACCAGGCCATAGCTGGTCGAGATGTCCTTGCGCTCCTCGGCGACCAGGCCGAGCAGGGCGCGCAGGTCTTCCAGGTCCAGCAGCAGCAGGCCGCGGTCGTCGGCCAGCTTGAACACGATGTCGAGCACGCCGGCCTGGGTGTCGTTGAGTTCGAGGATGCGGCCGAGCAGGGTCGGGCCCATTTCGCTGACCGTGGTCCGCACCGGGTGGCCGAGCTTGCCGTAGATGTCCCAGAACACCACCGCGTTGGCCTCGTTGCGGTAATCGGGGTTGCCCATCAGCGCGAGGCGCTGCTGGATCTTCTCGTTCATGGCGCCGGCGGTGGCCAGGCCGGCCACATCGCCCTTCACATCGGCCAGGAACACCGGAACGCCGATCCGCGAGAATCCTTCCGCCAGCGTCATCAGGGTCACGGTCTTGCCGGTACCGGTGGCCCCGGCGATCAGGCCGTGGCGATTGCCGAACTTCGGCAGCAGATGCACGTTGCCGCTGGTGTCGGTGGTGACGGCTTTGCCGACCAGGATGGGGTCCATGAAGGGTCCTCGGAGTGGATCGTGGAATTCTATTCGGGATCGGGTCGATGCGTGCGTGCGATCGCATCGATGTGGTGCCGGGCAGGTGCCGGGCTTCGACACTGAACCTCGATGTGGCCCCCGACTTCGGCGGGTTGCCCGCATCGGCCCCGGGGGCTACCCTGCAGCTCCCCGCCGGTGTCGCTGTTGTTCATGTCCGAATCCGCTGCTGTTTCCGGGCCTTTGGCCCGTCTCTCCCCGTGCCTGCGCTTGGCCTGCCTGTTCGTATTGATGGTGCTGGCGGTGTTCCCCCATCGCGACGCGCAGGCGCAATCGCGCCGCGAACGCGATCTGGACGCCATGAAGATGAAGATGGCGGCTGCCGAGGGCCGGTATCGCGACGCGCTGATCAAGATCGACAACAACGACCCCACCGGCCTGCTCGAAAGCAACGCGGCGCTTGAGGATATGGAGGATGTGATCGCCGCCTGCGTCAAGGTCAAGAACTGTCCGATGTCGCAGTTGCTGACCAGCTACAAGCGCCTGTTGAAGACCGATGTCGACGCGCGGGTCGCCAGCGAAGGCGGCGACGAAGACGGCCAAGCGCTCATCGATACCGAGCTCGCCACCGGCAACGTGCCGAGTTCGGCCGAGGCGGCGGCGCTGTTGAGTGCCGATGGCCAGCGCTTCGTGAACATGGTGCAGATGAATCCGGCGGTGCAGGCGGGCATCCGCCGCTGGCTCACCGACATGCGCGTGTCGCTGGTGCAGAGCCATGAGAACTACCAGTACCTGCGTCATCTCATGGCGCCATCGTTCCAGCGCAACGGCCTGCCCGAAGCGCTGCTGTTCGGGATCATGGCGAAGGAATCCACCGGGCGTGTCCACATCGGTTCGCGTGTCGGCGCGGTCGGCCTGCTGCAGTTCATGCCTGCGACCGGGCGTCGCTTCGGCTTGGGGCCCGATGGCACCGGCTTCGATACCCGTTACGACCCGCGCGCTTCGGCCGATGCGGCAGCGTCGTATCTCAATGAGCGCTATTCCGAACTGGGCAACAACATCGAACTCTGGCTGGCCGCCTACAACGGCGGCGAGGGCCGTGCGCTGCGAGTGTTCCGCGCCTATCCGGACCGCAGCTTCTGGGACGAATCGGTCTACAACCAGTTCCCGGCAGAAACCAAGGACTACGTGCCGATGGTGATCGCCGCGGCCTGGCTGTATCTGCACCCGAAGGAATACGGCCTGAGCTTTCCGAAGATCGACGCCAAACCGGCGACGATCCGCCTCGTCCGCGCCACTTCCATCTACGAGCTCACGATCTGCCTGGGCAACGGCGGCACCCGCGACGGTTACATGCGCGCGCTGCGCAACCTCAACCCGCGCTTCGAAGCGGACGGCTGGATCTCCAGCGGCACCACGCTCAATGCCACGGTGAAGATCGCCGGCCTGTACAACCGCTATTGCGTCCAGGGCGAGCGCGCCGAGCTGGCGAAGCGGCTGGTCGAGAGCGAAGTGAGCGCGGCCATCGTCAGGGTCGGGCCGCTCGAATCGGTCGTCGCCACCGCCACCGGCGTGGACGGCACCGTGGCCCCTGCCGAAGCGCCGGCGCAGGGCAAACCCAAGCCGAAAGACACGCCGAAGCCCAAAGCCGCGCGCCAGCACAAGGTCGAACGCGGCGATACGCTGGTGTCGATCGCGCGCAAGTATTCATGCGATCTGGGCGATCTGGCCAAGGCCAACAGCATCAAGGGTCCGCGCTATACGGTGCGGCCGGGCCAGCGGTTGAAGTTGCAGGGCTGCGGCGGCTGATCAGGACGCGAACTGGTAGCGCACCAGCGCCATCGCCAGCGCGAACAGATAACCGTAGCCGAAGCGGTCGATGCGCAGACGCGTGTCGCCGCGTCGCGCACGCCAGCGACCCATGGCCATCATCGCCAACCCCGCCGCCAGCGGAGTCAGGACGATGTTCGCGATCCGCCATGCCTCCGGCACCAGGTTGTGGGGAAGGACCAGCAGGCTCAGTCCGCCGACGACAGCGCCGAACAGCGCATAGCCGATCGCGGCGATCCAGGGGTTCGGTGGTTTCCTGAGCGGCTCTGCGATCGAATGGATGCCCAGTTCGACCAGGAATTCAACGACGATCTGGATCAGCAGTTCGCCGAGCAGTTCCAACAGGAATTCCATGCCGCGCTCCAGTGTGGTGTAGAGGTCTGTTGGGCGTCATCGGTTTGATGCCGCCGCGCACGATCAAGCGGGCGCCACGATCCCGGCATCGGCGACCAGCGTCGATCCATCGCGGTTGCGACGGCTATCGCTGCCATCGAGGAACTGCAGGCACGCCAGTTCTTCGTACAGCCCGCCCTGCGCCATGAGGCTCTGATGCGTGCCTTCGGCGACGATACGGCCGCGATCCATCACCACGATGCGATCTGCCTTGAGGACGGTGGCCAGACGATGCGCGATCACCAGCGTCGTGCGTCCGTGCATCAACGATTCCAATGCGCGCTGCACCGCATGTTCGCTATGGGCATCGAGTGCGCTGGTCGCTTCGTCCAATAAAAGTATCGGTGCGTTCTTGAGCAAGGCGCGCGCGATCGCGATGCGCTGTTGCTGACCGCCCGATAGCCGCGAGCCGCGCTCACCCAGATCGGTATCCAGGCCTTGCGGCAACGCGGCGAGGAAATCGGCGGCTTGCGCCGCCCGCACCGCCGCCTCGAACGCAGCCTCATCGGCCGCGAGATTGCCGTAGCGGATGTTGTCGCGCGCCGAAACCGCGAACAGCGTCGGCTGCTGCGGCACAAGCGCCACCGCACCGCGCAATTCAGCTGGATCCAAGCGCGTCAACGGCACGCCGTCCACGCGGATGAGGCCTGCGCCGGGATCGTGGAATCGCAGCAACAACGAGAACACCGTGCTCTTGCCGGCGCCGGAAGGGCCGACCAACGCCACGGTTTCGCCAGGACGCACTCGTAGACTGAAGCGTTCAAGCGATGGCGTGTCCTGGCGCTGCGGGTAATGGAAAGTCACATCTTCGAAAACGATGTCGCCGCGAACCGGCTGCGGCAATCGTTCCGGGTTCGTTGGCGCGACGATCGCGGCGCGTTGCGCCAGCAATTCGGTGATTCGGCTCATGCCGCCGCTGGCCCTCTGAACGTCGTTCCAGACTTCAGCCAAGCCGCTCACCGCATCGCCACCCAGCAACGCGTACATCACGAATTGCGTCAACGTCCCCACGCTCATGCGTCCGGCCGCGACATCGTGCGCGCCGAGCCAAAGCACGAACAGAATCGCACCGCTGCCGAGAACGCCCGCTACCACCGTGAGCGCGGCCTGCGCCTGGATACGACGGCGCGCGGCCGATAGCGCGGCTTCCAACATGGCGGCGAAACGGCCGTGTTCATGATCCTCGCGCACATGCGCCTGTACCGTGCGTACGGCAGACAGTGTTTCATTGGCGAGCGCGTTGGCATCAGCGATGCGGTCCTGACCTGTGCGCGCAAGACCGCGCAAGCGACGCCCGCCCAGGATGCTGGGCAATACCGCCAGCGGGATTGCAAGCAACGCATAAAACGCCAATTGCGCGTTGGTCGCGAACAGCATCGCGATCGCACCGATCGTCATCACGGTACTGCGCAGCAGCCCGGAGATCGCAAAGGTCAACAAGAAACGCAGGAATTCCACATCGGACGTCAGTCGCGACACCAGCTCGCCGCTGCGGTTGCGGTCGTGGAAAGCGGCATCCAGCGTGAGCAGTCGCACGTAGAGGCGCTCGCGCAAGCTGGCGACCACGCGTTCGCCAAGCAGCGCCGCGAAGATATAGCGAGCGGTGCCGGCCAACGCCAACACCAGAGTGATGCCCAACAAGGCGAGGAAATCGCGATCGATCCGGGACGGGTCGCCTTGCGCGAAGCCACCATCGATCAACTGCGCCGAAGCCACCGGCAAGGTCAGCGTCGCGATGGTCGCCACGGCGAGCGAGATCAACCAGATCGCGAACAGCCAAGGATGTCGATGGACCAGTGGCCACAGCGCGCGTAGATCGCTTGTGGCGGTGGGCGTCGCCTGCTGCGTCGTGATGGTGTCGTCGTTGGTCATCGCATCCTGTGTTGCCAAAGGGGAGTACGAAGTGTGGCGCGGTCGCCACGCACACTCAAGCACCACCGTCATGCCCTAGGGCGCACCATGTTGCGTTGCGGCAATGGTG from Lysobacter sp. harbors:
- a CDS encoding DUF853 family protein yields the protein MDPILVGKAVTTDTSGNVHLLPKFGNRHGLIAGATGTGKTVTLMTLAEGFSRIGVPVFLADVKGDVAGLATAGAMNEKIQQRLALMGNPDYRNEANAVVFWDIYGKLGHPVRTTVSEMGPTLLGRILELNDTQAGVLDIVFKLADDRGLLLLDLEDLRALLGLVAEERKDISTSYGLVSTQSIGAIQRALLRLEQEGAEMFFGEPALELNDLMRTNTDGRGVINILSADQLILKPKLYSSFLLWLLSELFESLPEVGDLEKPKLVFVFDEAHLLFDDAPPALRQRIEQVVRIIRSKGVGVYFCSQFPDDVPDDILGQLGNRFQHALRAFTPRDQKAVKTAAQTFVANPALDVAKAIGELGTGEALVSTLQDKGIPMPVERTLIAPPRCRMGAITEAERAQVRAGSPVGTRYDTRIDRESAAEMLAKKIEAAPEQAKAPPARTRAQDDAEGGGFGQSVKDAVFGTSRRQGMVETMAKQTARTVGNQLGKQILRGLLGGIFGGKR
- a CDS encoding transglycosylase SLT domain-containing protein, which translates into the protein MVLAVFPHRDAQAQSRRERDLDAMKMKMAAAEGRYRDALIKIDNNDPTGLLESNAALEDMEDVIAACVKVKNCPMSQLLTSYKRLLKTDVDARVASEGGDEDGQALIDTELATGNVPSSAEAAALLSADGQRFVNMVQMNPAVQAGIRRWLTDMRVSLVQSHENYQYLRHLMAPSFQRNGLPEALLFGIMAKESTGRVHIGSRVGAVGLLQFMPATGRRFGLGPDGTGFDTRYDPRASADAAASYLNERYSELGNNIELWLAAYNGGEGRALRVFRAYPDRSFWDESVYNQFPAETKDYVPMVIAAAWLYLHPKEYGLSFPKIDAKPATIRLVRATSIYELTICLGNGGTRDGYMRALRNLNPRFEADGWISSGTTLNATVKIAGLYNRYCVQGERAELAKRLVESEVSAAIVRVGPLESVVATATGVDGTVAPAEAPAQGKPKPKDTPKPKAARQHKVERGDTLVSIARKYSCDLGDLAKANSIKGPRYTVRPGQRLKLQGCGG
- a CDS encoding ATP-binding cassette domain-containing protein, translated to MTNDDTITTQQATPTATSDLRALWPLVHRHPWLFAIWLISLAVATIATLTLPVASAQLIDGGFAQGDPSRIDRDFLALLGITLVLALAGTARYIFAALLGERVVASLRERLYVRLLTLDAAFHDRNRSGELVSRLTSDVEFLRFLLTFAISGLLRSTVMTIGAIAMLFATNAQLAFYALLAIPLAVLPSILGGRRLRGLARTGQDRIADANALANETLSAVRTVQAHVREDHEHGRFAAMLEAALSAARRRIQAQAALTVVAGVLGSGAILFVLWLGAHDVAAGRMSVGTLTQFVMYALLGGDAVSGLAEVWNDVQRASGGMSRITELLAQRAAIVAPTNPERLPQPVRGDIVFEDVTFHYPQRQDTPSLERFSLRVRPGETVALVGPSGAGKSTVFSLLLRFHDPGAGLIRVDGVPLTRLDPAELRGAVALVPQQPTLFAVSARDNIRYGNLAADEAAFEAAVRAAQAADFLAALPQGLDTDLGERGSRLSGGQQQRIAIARALLKNAPILLLDEATSALDAHSEHAVQRALESLMHGRTTLVIAHRLATVLKADRIVVMDRGRIVAEGTHQSLMAQGGLYEELACLQFLDGSDSRRNRDGSTLVADAGIVAPA